From Nicotiana tabacum cultivar K326 chromosome 15, ASM71507v2, whole genome shotgun sequence, the proteins below share one genomic window:
- the LOC107815932 gene encoding bifunctional adenosine 5'-phosphosulfate phosphorylase/adenylylsulfatase HINT4-like — protein sequence MAAPPPQEVKNKFNNGDMIRKLTEGGRMTRGAALSECIFCQIATSSTSTTLLHSDDKVVAFRDINPSAFRHYLVIPKLHIPTVKNLQRSPEDFSLVSHMLDVGKSLLHRDAPQSKHYRFGFHQPPFNSVDHLHLHCFALPYTPSWRCIKYLSLGPLGGFIEAEKLLERIKPQIPHHSSM from the exons ATGGCTGCTCCTCCTCCTCAAGAAGTAAAGAACAAATTCAACAATGGTGATATGATCCGTAAATTGACAGAGGGCGGAAGAATGACAAGGGGAGCAGCTTTATCGGAATGTATATTTTGCCAAATTGCTACCTCTTCCACTTCCACCACTCTCCTTCACTCC GATGATAAAGTTGTTGCATTTCGAGATATTAATCCCTCTGCCTTCAG GCATTACTTGGTAATTCCAAAACTGCACATTCCAACTGTCAAAAACCTTCAGAGAAGCCCAGAAGATTTCTCCTTGG TGAGTCACATGTTAGATGTCGGGAAGAGTCTGTTACATAGGGATGCACCTCAGTCCAAGCATTACAG ATTTGGTTTTCATCAGCCCCCATTCAACAGTGTTGATCACCTCCACCTCCACTGCTTTGCACTTCCTTATACTCCAAG CTGGAGGTGTATAAAATACTTGTCATTGGGGCCACTCGGTGGATTTATTGAAGCTGAAAAGCTTTTGGAGAGAATAAAGCCACAAATTCCTCATCACTCATCTATGTAA